Within the Prevotella scopos JCM 17725 genome, the region TACATCGAATGTTGGACGATAACCAGTGCGCTCAATTGTGCTGTAACCTTCCTCACCAAAGAGTGCCTTCACGCCGAGGGACTTCTTATATTCCTCCTCATCGAAAGGAATAGAAGCAACTAACTTGCGCTCCTCAGCAGAAGCCTCTTCAACATCATCGTAGAAGCCAGGGATGCGAATCTTACCATCAGGACCAGTTACGTCTGCTATCAACTTACAAAGGACATTGATAGGATTAGCCACAGCACCACCGAATGTTCCTGAGTGAAGGTCACGGTTAGGACCAGTCACCTCAATCTGCCAATAAGACAAACCACGCAGACCTGTTGTAATAGAAGGTGTATCAGGACCGATAAGACCAGTATCTGAAACGAGGATTACATCGCAAGCTAAGAGTTCCTTATGCTCCTCAATGAATGGGCCGAGGCTACCAGAACCAATCTCTTCCTCACCTTCAAAGATGAACTTCATATTATGCTTCAACAAGTCATTCTTGTTAAGATACTCGAATGCCTTTGCCTGCATGAATGACTGCCCCTTATCATCATCAGCACCACGTGCCCAGATATGACCGTCCTTAACAACAGGCTCAAATGGTTCAGTCTTCCAAAGCTCAAATGGCTCTGCTGGCATCACGTCATAGTGACCATAAACCAATACAGTCTTCGCATTAGGGTCAACCATTCTCTCTGCATAAACCATTGGATTACCCTTTGATGGCATCACCTCAGCTTTGTCAACACCTGCCTCAAGCAGCAATTCCTTCCAACGTTCAGCACAGCGTACCATGTCCTCCTTATGAGCAGGTTGTGCACTTACGCTTGGTATGCGTATCAGACTGAACAACTCCTCGAGCATTCTGTCTTTATTCTCTTCTACATATTTCTTAATCATAATTCTTTATTTATTGATTTTCTAATGTACGCAAATTTAAGCATCATTTATGACTTTTGCAAGTTTTTCCGTGCTTTTATTATTGTTTACATAACGGAAACGACATAATCGGATATATTTACATACGATATCAATAAATGTACAGAAATATTAAGATTTGGCGTTAACTAATAAATAAAGAAATAAAATCTATCATTGATTCCACCTTCTCTTAAATTCAACAAGGAAGCTTTCAATGAATTATGTTCATGAAAAGAAAGAATTATTATCGTGAAAAAAAATAATTATTATCATGAGAATAAATATTTATTTTCATGATAATAATTTGGACTCAGTGGCAAATAGCATATAACCTATAGGTTACCAAACTCTTAAAGTCGCAGTCATTCAACCCCATAATAGGGTTTATAAAATAGTGAGAGAGTGAACGATAAAACAACCCTCTGTCAATAGTTATGACCGAGGATGTTCAATATCACGCAACACCATTACACCCTCTCCTACCATCGCAACATCGCTTACAACCATTGAACGCTTACCATTTCGCTCCTTCAAATTGCAACGGCGGGGATGATAACCGATATAGTTGAGTACCTTATCAAAGGCTTCACTCTGATAGTAAACGCTATTTGGATTAGAAACAAACTGCATCTGCATACGTCCCTGCTTGAGAATAATCTTCTCACAACCCAATCGCTTACCCACACGACGAAGTGCAACGACCTGCATCAGTTCCTCACCTTGTCGTGGAACAGGACCAAAACGGTCTTGCAAACGCTTACGATAGGCATCGAGATCTTCATCTTTTTCTATATTATCCAGCTCACGATAAAGCAGCATACGCTCAGAACTACCTGGCACGTAATTATCAGGGAAGTACATTTCAAGGTCACTCTCTACGGCACAATCATCAATAAAGTCGTCACCCGAAATCTGCTTTCCGTCTTCCATTTCCTCTGCATAAAGGTCCTGGAACTCATCGTTTTTCAGTTCCATCACAGCCTGATTGAGGATTTTTTGATAGGTTTCATATCCTAAATCCTCCATAAATCCACTCTGCTCAGAGCCTAAGAGATTACCCGCACCACGAATATCAAGGTCTTGCATGGCAAGATTAAAACCACTGCCAAGGTCGGAGAAAGTCTCCAAAGCTTCTAAACGGCGGCGTGCCTCTGGGTTCAGGGCTGCCAGAGGTGGTGCAAGAAGATAACAGAAAGCCTTTTTATTAGAACGTCCTACACGCCCACGCATCTGATGCAAGTCGGAGAGTCCGAACCGATGGGCATCATTGATAATGATGGTGTTGGCATTAGAAATATCAATACCGTTCTCAACAATCGTTGTTGAAAGCAACACATCATAGTCATAGTTCATAAAGCCCATAACTATCTCCTCCAACTCCTCAGGCTTCATCTGA harbors:
- a CDS encoding dipeptidase; protein product: MIKKYVEENKDRMLEELFSLIRIPSVSAQPAHKEDMVRCAERWKELLLEAGVDKAEVMPSKGNPMVYAERMVDPNAKTVLVYGHYDVMPAEPFELWKTEPFEPVVKDGHIWARGADDDKGQSFMQAKAFEYLNKNDLLKHNMKFIFEGEEEIGSGSLGPFIEEHKELLACDVILVSDTGLIGPDTPSITTGLRGLSYWQIEVTGPNRDLHSGTFGGAVANPINVLCKLIADVTGPDGKIRIPGFYDDVEEASAEERKLVASIPFDEEEYKKSLGVKALFGEEGYSTIERTGYRPTFDVCGIWGGYTGDGAKTVIPSKAYAKLSSRLVPHQDHTKISQLVVDYFNSVAPDYVTVKVEKHHGGHGYVCPIDFPAYKAAERGFEAVFGKRPLPVRIGGSIPIISTFEKLLGVKTVLMGFGLESNAIHSPNENMPVDLWLKGIETITHFHLEYDKEA